agaaaaaagaaatcaaatcaaaaggtGAGCCATACTTCTCCTACTGTACGATAGAAAATATACCatactatactatatgtatCTAGTCTCGATAAAGTGGTGCTGCCACGTCAATCGGGTGCTTTGGATGAGTAATCGTCAAGCCAACAATAGACGGTGTTCAGACCTACAAATCCGCAATCCACGATCCCTATCTATGAAATTTCCCCACGGATTGCGTGGTTTCTATTTCCAATTCGAATTTAAAgagaatcaaatcaaatcgagtCGCCCCCGGTCCCGAGTGTTGGAAAAAGTTCCCAATCGAAGGGCAAATTGAGTCGAAAAATAAATGTCTGATGCAACATTCGCCAACGATTCGCGAGACTTGATCGGGGtattatacatacacacataatACCCTCGAATACCTGATTGAATAATTAATCGGTCACGCAGTAGTCCAGTCCCGTCTAGACGCCACTGGCCCTTGATCCCAGGCGTGGGTGCGTCGTGTAGTGTAGTGTAGTGTAGTGTTTGGGAACAGTGTTGTGTTGTCAGTTGTTTCTCGGATCCACTGACGTCACAGTGTAGTGTCACTCCaaatttcgatttcaatttatCATCCTCACTCGGCCCACGCGAACCGCCGAGACACTGTAAAAAGAGATAGATTCTCATTCAATTTTCGGGTGTCAGCAGAGCCGCGTGGTATTGTGAAATTCAGATTTTGGATTTCGGATTTCAGTTTGGGGGTGAGTTCTGAAAGGATTTCTGGGTAGATCTCTGGACATTTCGCAATGTTCTAGAGAGCTCTGCCCCCAGATAGACACTGCCACTCGAAAAGGCCTTGCGCTCTTATCGGGGACGCTAAGACCTCCCCTGGTTGACGAGTATGTATAATTGCTAGCGATAACCGGGAGGAGGAGCATGACTGGCCGATCGCCAAGTGACTATCAAGTCGTTGTTGAGTTTATTAACCTATATTATAGTCGGAGTCGGtcggatgatgatgattgtgatgtgatgtgatgtgatgagATTGAGATGTCTTTGCAGTGGAATTTGATACTGGCTTTGAACTTTGCACTCATTTCCGATTGGTTCGTTCTCTTACAGAAAATGAATTTAAGTTTGTGCGCCttagcgctgctgctgttcggcAGCCTCTCGAGCGTCCAGAGCCGTGCCGTGGACATTGTAGACGATAGCAACGATGTCGACAACTCCATCGAGGCGGAGCCGGAGGAGAAGCCCCGAGGACGCCCCTTCGAGGCCGACTGGCTCAAGTTCACCAAATCGCCGCCCGCCAagctgcagcaggcagccggcGCCACCCTGGAGATTGTCTGTGAGATGATGGGCTCCCAAGTGCCCAGCATCCAGTGGGTGGTCGGCCACATGCCGCTCTCTGAGGTAAGTCCAGTACACTGGAGGGAGCTCCTCTTGAGCAGCAGCATGCTGATCGCGCTCCTTTATCTTCAGATTGAGAACCTCGAGTCGAATGTGGTGTCCGAGGATGCGGCCAGTGCCATTGTCCGCGTGCGATCTGTACACATCATCGATCACATGCTGAGCGAACCCCGCACCTACACCTGCGTGGGACGCACTGGCTCCAAGACCGTCTACGCCAGCACCGTGGTCCACCCAGTGCGCTCCGATCTGGTTGATATGCGCATGGTGCGCGAGAAGCAGTATCCGGGCCCCCAGAAGCCGCGCATCATCTACACCGAGAAGACCCATCTGGATCTGATTGGCTCCAGTGTGATGCTGCCCTGCAAGGTGCACGCACGGCCCCGTGCCGAAGTCACTTGGTTGAACAACGAGAACAAGGAGGTTGTCCAGAGCCATCGCTACAAGGTGCTGCCCACGGGCGATCTGCTCATCTCGGAGATCAAGTGGGAGGATATGGGCAACTACAAGTGCATTGCCCGCAACTCTGCTGGCCGCGACTCAGCCGACACCTTTGTTTATCCTGTACTTGTAAGTATCCTCTTCTCTACTATTCTCTATCTGTCTACTCGTACATCCTGTAGGATGTAGGAATTATGCTAGAGTGAAAGCATTTTACTAACAAACCCTATCCGTTTGCTTGTTCTATTTGCAGAAGGAGCAAGACTAAAGATCCCACCAAAACTACACAAATCAAAGGGCTATTGGATTGACAGCGACAGAGAATTCATCTAGTTAGTTAGATAGATCAAATGCCTTCGAAGATGCGAGAAAACAAAACCGGAATGTGCTaagaaaaatcacaaaaaaacacccaaaaaaacaaaagaaaagaaaaataattatttcgAAATGAAAGAAAGTAAGGTCATACGTTGTACAATGTAGGTTAAGAGCCAGTTTAGATTGTAACCCAGGTAATCTGTAATCCATATCTAATGCCGGCTTAGACTATAAAATTTCCTATCGACTTAAACGCATCGAATAGCTATTACATCGAATCTTATCCACCATATGTACGCGTATATGGTTTCCTtcaattttagttttagtCATCAGGCTTGTAATCAAATCACACGTCTTGTTCTGTAAGCGCAGCAATGATGGTTCCTAACGATTCAGGCGAGCTCTAGTTAACCTTAAGCTCCAACGTAAGAGTAATTGGCCGTTTACTTAATGAGGGTgcccccagcacccagcaccacCCAACCCCAACAATCAGTCACCCAATTCGTATTTATGTGCACCGCAATCATTTCTTACAACTAATTTATTGATCGACAAAATTCATCCAGCAATTCATCGCAATCCATACAGAATCACCGCACGGAATAGTATTTCACGGAACGAATCAGCAGTTTCATAGGCTACCACCACATCCACAACCCAACTAAAAATACGATAAATacatgttttattattattttgtaagcTAAGTGAACTGAAATATGGTTTTCTCTTAATTTGTTtagtctgttttttttttgaataaatagaaaaagaaaagcgaagcGATCAGAGTGTGTGTCTAATACTGGGGGGATTGGGCAAACAAAACTCGGCCTCGCCTCTCTTCTGCGTTCACAAATCACTTTATTGACAGATCACTACAGAGTACAGATTACAGTCACATTATCTACATAAACTGGTACAGTTACATACGTAAACATTTAATGGTAGTACTATTACAACAAATAACGATCTCGATCTCGATCTCAATccgaactgaactgaaccgaaccgaacagatCTTACGTACACAGATGATACGACTGACTAAATTGCTGGAGTAAAATATTGATAGATTGTTCTTTCGGATGACCTTCAGCTTGCGGCCACCCGGCGATCATTTCAGTTTAGGATGTGTTTCAATTTGGGGTCATACGTATACGAGGGGCCTAATCTCAAGTCCCGATTGTGCGCTTAAGCGATGGGCATCACTATACTACGAATAAGTATACGAgcatacgtatacgtatacacGAGTAAAATTCatcaaattaaatcaaatcaaaatcaatctGCTCTGATATTGTCACATTTCTTTGGAATTTCACATTCAAGCGTCGGTCTGCACAAGGGTTGTGTTCTTTTTAAACCACCCCAAAATGGTACTCTACTCGTAATTTCACCATCGCTGGCAATATGCCATCAGCAGCCTGAA
The sequence above is a segment of the Drosophila pseudoobscura strain MV-25-SWS-2005 chromosome X, UCI_Dpse_MV25, whole genome shotgun sequence genome. Coding sequences within it:
- the ImpL2 gene encoding neural/ectodermal development factor IMP-L2 isoform X1, with the translated sequence MQKMNLSLCALALLLFGSLSSVQSRAVDIVDDSNDVDNSIEAEPEEKPRGRPFEADWLKFTKSPPAKLQQAAGATLEIVCEMMGSQVPSIQWVVGHMPLSEIENLESNVVSEDAASAIVRVRSVHIIDHMLSEPRTYTCVGRTGSKTVYASTVVHPVRSDLVDMRMVREKQYPGPQKPRIIYTEKTHLDLIGSSVMLPCKVHARPRAEVTWLNNENKEVVQSHRYKVLPTGDLLISEIKWEDMGNYKCIARNSAGRDSADTFVYPVLKEQD
- the ImpL2 gene encoding neural/ectodermal development factor IMP-L2 isoform X2, whose protein sequence is MNLSLCALALLLFGSLSSVQSRAVDIVDDSNDVDNSIEAEPEEKPRGRPFEADWLKFTKSPPAKLQQAAGATLEIVCEMMGSQVPSIQWVVGHMPLSEIENLESNVVSEDAASAIVRVRSVHIIDHMLSEPRTYTCVGRTGSKTVYASTVVHPVRSDLVDMRMVREKQYPGPQKPRIIYTEKTHLDLIGSSVMLPCKVHARPRAEVTWLNNENKEVVQSHRYKVLPTGDLLISEIKWEDMGNYKCIARNSAGRDSADTFVYPVLKEQD